The following proteins are co-located in the Cryptosporangium phraense genome:
- a CDS encoding formate dehydrogenase subunit delta encodes MHAEARLVNDIARQFRHLTPEAAAEQIAGHVARFWDPRMRARLLALADAGSEGLDPLAVAAVAVLRRW; translated from the coding sequence GTGCACGCTGAGGCGCGGCTGGTGAACGACATCGCCCGGCAGTTCCGGCACCTGACGCCGGAGGCCGCGGCCGAGCAGATCGCCGGACACGTGGCCCGGTTCTGGGATCCGCGGATGCGGGCGCGGTTGCTGGCTCTGGCCGACGCGGGGTCGGAGGGCCTGGATCCGCTGGCCGTGGCCGCCGTGGCGGTGCTCCGGCGCTGGTGA
- a CDS encoding GntR family transcriptional regulator has protein sequence MSEMGGRGSRSRRKPLERPAPLRQVVTDEIADMIITGELSPGEHLVEQELAAQLGVSRQPVREALQRLHSEGWVDLRPGLGAFVHTPTAEEADQLLAARTLLEAESARLAAANATPALVEQLWELQAAGEAAVEADDEAGMVAANAALHAQIMTMSGNTVLSELVGIVDSRVRWYYRPIARSRGREAWDEHREIIEVLAAGNARKAGDLMRKHTERTRKTYHQRAQEAEKNPNPPVEKGA, from the coding sequence ATGAGCGAGATGGGCGGTCGGGGCTCCCGCTCTCGGCGCAAGCCGCTGGAGCGGCCGGCGCCGCTGCGTCAGGTCGTCACCGACGAGATCGCCGACATGATCATCACCGGTGAGCTGTCGCCGGGCGAGCACCTGGTCGAGCAGGAGCTCGCCGCCCAGCTCGGCGTCTCCCGCCAGCCCGTGCGCGAGGCGCTGCAACGTCTGCACTCCGAGGGCTGGGTCGACCTGCGGCCCGGCCTCGGGGCGTTCGTGCACACGCCGACCGCCGAGGAGGCCGACCAGCTGCTCGCCGCCCGCACGCTGCTCGAGGCCGAGTCGGCCCGGCTGGCCGCCGCGAACGCGACCCCGGCGCTGGTCGAGCAGCTGTGGGAGCTCCAGGCGGCCGGCGAGGCCGCGGTGGAGGCCGACGACGAGGCTGGCATGGTCGCCGCGAACGCCGCCCTGCACGCCCAGATCATGACGATGTCCGGCAACACGGTGCTCTCCGAGCTCGTCGGCATCGTCGACAGCCGGGTGCGCTGGTACTACCGCCCGATCGCCCGCTCGCGGGGCCGCGAGGCCTGGGACGAGCACCGCGAGATCATCGAGGTGCTGGCGGCCGGAAACGCCCGCAAGGCCGGCGACCTCATGCGCAAGCACACCGAGCGCACCCGCAAGACGTACCACCAGCGGGCCCAGGAGGCCGAGAAGAACCCGAACCCCCCGGTCGAGAAGGGCGCCTAG
- a CDS encoding Hsp70 family protein: MLRKPALRSPLADPGDLDAAIFDYLRTASAPRTASAARGADLRPRPATPSTSGDLRASRALRDDIRQAEEMLPRTASAHVHVPRLEDDVPIGRELLARPLLDRTVAVTGAALRAAGAPRSDVEAIFLVGGSSRIPLAATLLHQEFGIAPTVVENPESVVARGALLVADLLTTAAPASPAGPGPAFPTTPPPPSSSSRRRLPLFAALGAVMAVVVLLAAVLLVVNLTGNDDGQRTLASSPTSRSRRTTPWSAG; the protein is encoded by the coding sequence GTGCTGCGCAAGCCCGCGCTCCGCTCGCCCCTCGCCGACCCCGGCGACCTCGACGCGGCGATCTTCGACTACCTCCGGACCGCCTCGGCGCCCCGGACCGCCTCGGCGGCGCGGGGCGCCGATCTCCGGCCGCGGCCCGCCACCCCGTCGACCTCCGGCGACCTGCGCGCGTCCCGGGCGCTCCGGGACGACATCCGGCAGGCCGAGGAGATGCTGCCGCGCACCGCGTCGGCGCACGTCCACGTCCCGCGGCTCGAGGACGACGTCCCGATCGGCCGGGAGCTGCTGGCCCGGCCGCTGCTCGACCGGACCGTCGCGGTCACCGGCGCCGCGCTCCGGGCCGCAGGCGCCCCGCGGTCCGACGTGGAGGCAATCTTCCTGGTCGGCGGCTCGAGCCGGATCCCGCTCGCGGCCACGCTGCTGCACCAGGAGTTCGGGATCGCCCCGACGGTCGTGGAGAACCCGGAGTCGGTCGTCGCCCGGGGCGCGCTGCTCGTCGCCGACCTGCTGACCACCGCGGCTCCGGCGTCCCCGGCCGGCCCGGGTCCGGCCTTCCCGACGACCCCGCCGCCGCCGTCGTCGTCGTCCCGCCGCCGGCTGCCGCTGTTCGCGGCGCTCGGCGCCGTGATGGCCGTCGTCGTGCTGCTGGCCGCCGTCCTGCTGGTCGTCAACCTCACCGGCAACGACGACGGGCAGCGGACGCTCGCGAGCTCGCCGACGAGTCGCAGCCGCCGGACTACACCGTGGTCGGCCGGGTGA
- a CDS encoding thiamine pyrophosphate-binding protein → MSQTTTEPEAEATAAILRQRSQDPDRISGGHLVAKALKAEGVDVIFTLCGGHIIDIYDGCVDEGIAVVDVRHEQVAAHAADGYARVTGKPGVAVVTAGPGTTDAVTGVANAFRAESPMLLIGGQGALSQHKMGSLQDLPHVDMMTPITKFAATVPHTTRSADMVSMAFRECYAGAPGPSFLEIPRDVLDAEVDLADCTIPEPGRYRASTRSAGDPAAVQRLADILQRASKPAVLLGSQVWTGRGTEAAIDFARTLDIPVFMNGSARGSLPPGDPHHFHLSRRYAFNQADVIVIVGTPFDFRMGYGRRLPSSATVVQIDLDYRTVGKNRDIDLGIVGDPGAVLAAVTRAVTGPVASRAPWFAELRAVENEAYQKRLPRQLSDASPIHPLRLAHEINEFLTEDSIYIGDGGDIVTFSGGVVQPKTPGHWMDPGPLGTLGVGIPFVLAAKYARPDKEVVALFGDGAFSLTGWDFETLVRFNLPFVGVVGNNSSMNQIRYGQLRKYGEARQRVGNTLGDVRYDKFAQMLGGYGEEVRDPADIGPALRRARESGLPSLINVWVDPDAYAPGTMNQTMYK, encoded by the coding sequence ATGAGCCAGACCACCACGGAGCCGGAGGCCGAAGCCACCGCGGCGATCCTGCGGCAGCGGAGCCAGGATCCGGACCGGATCTCCGGCGGGCACCTCGTCGCGAAGGCGCTGAAGGCCGAGGGCGTCGACGTCATCTTCACCCTCTGCGGCGGGCACATCATCGACATCTACGACGGCTGCGTCGACGAGGGCATCGCGGTCGTGGACGTCCGGCACGAGCAGGTCGCGGCCCACGCCGCCGACGGGTACGCGCGGGTCACCGGCAAGCCCGGCGTCGCCGTGGTGACGGCCGGGCCCGGCACCACCGACGCGGTCACCGGCGTCGCGAACGCGTTCCGGGCCGAGAGCCCGATGCTGCTGATCGGCGGCCAGGGTGCGCTCAGCCAGCACAAGATGGGCTCGCTGCAGGACCTGCCACACGTCGACATGATGACGCCGATCACGAAGTTCGCCGCGACCGTGCCGCACACCACCCGCAGCGCGGACATGGTCTCGATGGCGTTCCGGGAGTGCTACGCGGGCGCCCCCGGCCCGTCGTTCCTGGAGATCCCCCGGGACGTGCTGGACGCCGAGGTCGACCTGGCCGACTGCACGATCCCCGAGCCCGGCCGGTACCGGGCGTCGACTCGTAGTGCGGGGGACCCGGCGGCCGTCCAGCGGCTGGCCGACATCCTGCAGCGGGCCTCGAAGCCCGCGGTTCTCCTCGGGTCGCAGGTGTGGACCGGACGGGGCACCGAAGCGGCGATCGACTTCGCCCGGACGCTCGACATCCCGGTGTTCATGAACGGCTCGGCCCGCGGCTCGCTGCCGCCCGGCGACCCGCACCACTTCCACCTTTCCCGGCGGTACGCGTTCAACCAGGCCGACGTCATCGTGATCGTCGGGACGCCGTTCGACTTCCGGATGGGGTACGGGCGCCGGCTGCCGTCGTCGGCCACGGTCGTGCAGATCGACCTGGACTACCGCACCGTCGGCAAGAACCGGGACATCGACCTGGGGATCGTCGGCGACCCGGGCGCGGTCCTGGCCGCGGTGACGCGGGCCGTGACCGGCCCGGTGGCCTCGCGCGCACCGTGGTTCGCGGAGCTGCGCGCGGTCGAGAACGAGGCCTACCAGAAGCGGCTCCCCCGCCAGCTCTCCGACGCTTCGCCCATCCACCCGCTGCGGCTGGCCCACGAGATCAACGAGTTCCTGACCGAGGACTCCATCTACATCGGGGACGGCGGCGACATCGTCACGTTCTCCGGCGGGGTCGTCCAGCCGAAGACGCCGGGCCACTGGATGGACCCGGGCCCGCTCGGCACGCTCGGCGTCGGGATCCCGTTCGTGCTGGCGGCGAAGTACGCGCGGCCCGACAAGGAGGTCGTGGCGCTGTTCGGCGACGGCGCGTTCTCGCTGACCGGCTGGGACTTCGAGACGCTGGTGCGGTTCAACCTGCCGTTCGTCGGGGTCGTCGGGAACAACTCGTCGATGAACCAGATCCGGTACGGGCAGCTGCGCAAGTACGGCGAGGCCCGTCAGCGGGTCGGGAACACGCTCGGCGACGTGCGGTACGACAAGTTCGCCCAGATGCTGGGCGGCTACGGCGAGGAGGTCCGCGACCCGGCCGACATCGGCCCGGCGCTGCGCCGGGCCCGCGAGAGCGGCCTCCCGTCGCTGATCAACGTCTGGGTCGATCCGGACGCCTACGCCCCCGGCACCATGAACCAGACGATGTACAAGTAG
- the sucC gene encoding ADP-forming succinate--CoA ligase subunit beta codes for MDLYEYQARDLFAAHDVPVLPGVVAETPEDAQAAAVGLGRAVVVKAQVKTGGRGKAGGVKLAPDPDAARRRASEILGLEIKGHPVRRVLVTTATEIADEYYFSYLLDRANRTFLALASLEGGVEIEETAVTNPEALVRIPIDPLTGVGAAEAERIVSAVGLPPASAEAVQRLWTTFVAEDALLVEVNPLVRDVDGAIVALDGKVTLDDNAAYRHPGHAALRDLGAADPLEAKAQARHLNYVRLDGQVGVIGNGAGLVMSTLDVVALAGADPANFLDIGGGASAEVMANALEIVLADPGVRSVLVNVFGGITACDAVADGIVRAYALLRSRGEPVDRPVVVRLDGNRADEGRKILRVAGLPRLELVDTMDGAAARAASLASEVA; via the coding sequence ATGGATCTGTACGAGTACCAGGCACGCGATCTGTTCGCCGCGCACGACGTCCCGGTGCTGCCGGGCGTCGTCGCCGAGACCCCTGAGGACGCCCAGGCGGCGGCCGTCGGTCTGGGGCGGGCCGTTGTCGTCAAGGCGCAGGTCAAGACCGGCGGACGGGGCAAGGCCGGCGGGGTCAAGCTCGCGCCCGACCCGGACGCGGCGCGGCGGCGGGCGTCCGAGATCCTGGGCCTGGAGATCAAGGGCCACCCCGTGCGGCGCGTACTGGTGACCACGGCCACCGAGATCGCCGACGAGTACTACTTCTCCTACCTGCTGGACCGGGCCAACCGTACGTTCCTCGCGCTGGCGTCGCTCGAAGGCGGCGTCGAGATCGAGGAGACCGCGGTGACGAACCCGGAGGCGCTGGTCCGGATCCCGATCGACCCGCTCACCGGTGTCGGCGCGGCCGAGGCCGAACGGATCGTGTCCGCGGTCGGCCTCCCGCCCGCGTCGGCCGAGGCCGTACAACGCCTCTGGACGACGTTCGTCGCCGAGGACGCGCTGCTGGTCGAGGTCAACCCGCTGGTCCGGGACGTCGACGGGGCGATCGTCGCGCTCGACGGGAAGGTGACGCTCGACGACAACGCGGCCTACCGGCACCCCGGGCACGCGGCCCTGCGCGACCTCGGCGCGGCCGACCCGCTCGAAGCGAAGGCGCAGGCCCGGCACCTCAACTACGTCCGGCTCGACGGGCAGGTGGGGGTGATCGGCAACGGCGCCGGCCTGGTGATGTCCACGCTGGACGTCGTCGCGCTGGCGGGTGCCGACCCGGCCAACTTCCTCGACATCGGCGGTGGGGCGTCGGCCGAGGTCATGGCCAACGCGCTGGAGATCGTGCTGGCCGACCCGGGCGTCCGGAGCGTCCTCGTGAACGTCTTCGGGGGCATCACCGCGTGCGACGCGGTCGCGGACGGGATCGTCCGCGCGTACGCGCTGCTGCGGAGCCGGGGCGAGCCGGTCGACCGGCCGGTCGTCGTCCGGCTCGACGGCAACCGGGCCGACGAGGGACGGAAGATCCTGCGGGTGGCCGGGCTACCCAGGCTCGAGTTGGTGGACACGATGGACGGCGCGGCCGCGCGCGCCGCTTCGCTGGCATCGGAGGTGGCCTGA